Below is a window of Wenzhouxiangella sp. XN201 DNA.
GTGGTTTCGGTGCCGAACTGCTCGAAGTCGGATGCGCGCACGGAGGCGTCGAGCTCGAGCAGATCCGCGCCCGGCACGTCGGCCAGCAGCGGAACGTTGACCTCGGCATACCAGGCCTCGAGGTTGAGGCGGCCGGAAGTCGGCGCGCGCTGGCCGCCGCTGACGCTGGATGCGCCGGAACCAGCCTGGGCCAGCGGATCCGGGGTGTCGGCCGCGAACTCACGGCGTTTTTCGAAGCCGGCGGCAAAGGCCAGCGGCCCGGCGGGCAGGTCGAACAACTCGCCGCCGATGTTGGCCAGCCAATTGGCCATCTTCTGCTCGTTCTGTTCCAGCGCCGTGTAGGTCACGTAGTCGACCATCTCGGGGGTGATCGACCCGCCGCTGCCGGGAGCGTTGCCGGTGCCCTGCTGGCCGCCGAAGATATTGAACGGCACGCAGGATCCGGTGCACTGGTCGATCGGTCCCAGCGCCCGCGCCAGGCGGTCGTGGTTGAGCAGGTTCTCGATGTTGGCATTGCGCTCCGAGCGCGAGAAGGTGTAGGACACATCCCAGTCGAATAGCCGGTCAGCGATCTCGAAGTTGCCTTCAAATCCGCCGGTCCAGCGCCAGGTATCGACCTTGCCGTTGTAGTTGCGCGTGCCGGCTTCGACGAAGCGTCGGCCAATCAGGATCAGGTTATCGCGTGCGTCGAGGTCGAAACCGAAGGGGTTGTAGGGGTTGTCGGCCGATACGCCCACGTCCAGGGGCAGGATCCCGGCCGAACCCATAAAGATTGGCACCGGCGCCTGCAGCTGGGTTGATTCGCGGCGATTGTAGAAGGCCTCGGTGAAGAAGCGGACTTCCGGCGAGAACTCGTGTGTGGCCTGGATATAGGCCGAGGTCTGCTCGAGCGGAATCTGCAGGTAGTTGTCCGGGGCGAAGTTGAAACGGTCCGCAGTGCCGTCAAAGGTTCGAAAATCGCCCAGGCTTGGCATGCCGGTCCCCGGGTCGCGCGTGAGATCAACGGTTTCGCCCGTTTCCGGATTGGTGAAAACAAAACGACCTTCGGGGGTGGCGGACGAGCCGCGGCTGATGGCGCCACCGAAGGTGTCTGCACCGAACTGTGGCACTCGCGAAATCTTGCGGTCGGCCGCCATGATTTCCTTCTGCTTGGTGTAGCTGAGGTTCAGCAGCAGGTTGCTGTTGTCATCGCCGCGGCCGATGGTGAAGCTGTAGGCCTCTTCCTCGCCGTCGCTTTCGCTGGTCTGGCCGTACTGCGCACTGGCCGAAGTGCCGGTGAAATTCTTGCGCGTGATGACATTGATGACGCCGGCGATGGCATCCGAGCCGTAGACCGAGGAGGCGCCGCCGGTGAGGATCTCGATACGCTCGATCGCGGCCGTCGGGATCGTACTCAGGTCCGCGGCATTGGCCACCCCGGCCTGGGTGGTTGCCTTGACCCAACGACGGCCGTTGACCATGACCAGGGTTCGCTCCGGCCCGAGGTTTCGGAGGGAGACGCGTTCACCGCCGTCCCCGCCCTGATCCGGCGCGTTGAAGGCTGTATTGAGCGCCGAGCCGGAAGCCGAAAACTCCTGCAACAGATCGCTTAGCCGCGTATGGCCGGTTCTCTCGATGGCCTCGCGGTCGATCACGGCGACCGGTGCGGGACCTTCCAGGTCATCGCGCCTGATGCGCGTACCGGTGACCTGCACCCGATCGAGGTCGGTCGATTCCGGTTCTTCCTGGGCGTGCGCGTTGCCGGCGATCATCGCCGGAAGCGCCGTTGCGAAAGCCACCGCAAACGCGGTGAGTCTAGGCTGATATTGCTTCATGGAT
It encodes the following:
- a CDS encoding TonB-dependent receptor, whose protein sequence is MKQYQPRLTAFAVAFATALPAMIAGNAHAQEEPESTDLDRVQVTGTRIRRDDLEGPAPVAVIDREAIERTGHTRLSDLLQEFSASGSALNTAFNAPDQGGDGGERVSLRNLGPERTLVMVNGRRWVKATTQAGVANAADLSTIPTAAIERIEILTGGASSVYGSDAIAGVINVITRKNFTGTSASAQYGQTSESDGEEEAYSFTIGRGDDNSNLLLNLSYTKQKEIMAADRKISRVPQFGADTFGGAISRGSSATPEGRFVFTNPETGETVDLTRDPGTGMPSLGDFRTFDGTADRFNFAPDNYLQIPLEQTSAYIQATHEFSPEVRFFTEAFYNRRESTQLQAPVPIFMGSAGILPLDVGVSADNPYNPFGFDLDARDNLILIGRRFVEAGTRNYNGKVDTWRWTGGFEGNFEIADRLFDWDVSYTFSRSERNANIENLLNHDRLARALGPIDQCTGSCVPFNIFGGQQGTGNAPGSGGSITPEMVDYVTYTALEQNEQKMANWLANIGGELFDLPAGPLAFAAGFEKRREFAADTPDPLAQAGSGASSVSGGQRAPTSGRLNLEAWYAEVNVPLLADVPGADLLELDASVRASDFEQFGTETTSRLGVRWRPYQDMLVRASYAEGFRAPGVQELFGGQGVADPELADPCSNFLDTGVSQEVIDNCISQGVPADGSYEQINTQIRITTGGNPDLEPETSESFTVGTVWTPEAVPGLNVAIDYYNIELDNSISSIGAQSILDACAFSLRLCNLVERSSSGEVSSLLDTQVNIGGTETAGVDWSIDYRFGEQSWGNLRTIWRGTYTSKFEESVPDFSDPDAPEEVRDLLGTMLPGQPDRSFPKWRSNLDLIWGLGDWEAVWNVQYIHSYTEGCNDGLSPSFVELGLCSNPDPVNPTNKLDSVVYNDFQLSYFFDDWDFADSKFTIGVDNVFDEDPPVSMSAFANSFDASQHRIPGQFYYARVNFDF